One window of Arcobacter sp. F2176 genomic DNA carries:
- the fdhD gene encoding formate dehydrogenase accessory sulfurtransferase FdhD produces MDDNTKYLKTVIIDKLIENEAHEFEDVTIEEARLNLFLNGEKAISMMTIPKDQDAHAIGFLMSENVISSIDDIEVLEVSKDGLRVDIKAKIDQNSLQNLYKEKTLVSGCGGGVTGNIEGSLEIPFNQTAFKIKPETIYTEVKKFYQESELYNLTGCVHKAMIYLLEGSTITAEDIGRHNAIDKVMGKCKLQKLDTTKSILFVSGRLSSEMVTKAVMHKIPIIVSRTAPTYLGVQTAHKHGLTLIGFARGKKMNLYTHSGRIDV; encoded by the coding sequence ATGGATGACAACACAAAATATTTAAAAACAGTAATAATTGACAAACTTATAGAAAATGAAGCTCATGAATTCGAAGATGTGACTATAGAAGAAGCACGTCTCAATCTATTTTTAAATGGAGAAAAAGCCATATCAATGATGACTATACCAAAAGATCAAGATGCTCATGCAATTGGTTTTTTGATGAGTGAAAATGTTATATCAAGTATAGATGATATTGAGGTTTTAGAAGTAAGTAAAGATGGCTTAAGAGTTGACATAAAAGCTAAAATTGACCAAAATTCTTTACAAAACTTATATAAAGAAAAAACATTGGTTAGTGGCTGTGGTGGTGGAGTCACTGGCAATATTGAAGGCAGTTTAGAAATACCCTTTAATCAAACTGCTTTTAAAATAAAACCTGAAACTATTTATACAGAAGTTAAAAAGTTTTATCAAGAGAGTGAACTTTATAATTTAACAGGATGTGTACACAAAGCTATGATTTATTTGCTTGAAGGATCAACTATTACAGCAGAAGATATTGGAAGACATAATGCAATTGATAAAGTTATGGGGAAATGTAAACTTCAAAAACTAGATACAACAAAGTCTATACTTTTTGTATCAGGAAGATTAAGTTCAGAAATGGTTACAAAAGCTGTTATGCATAAAATCCCAATTATAGTTTCAAGAACAGCCCCAACTTATCTTGGAGTTCAAACAGCTCATAAACATGGACTTACATTAATTGGTTTTGCTAGAGGTAAAAAGATGAATTTATATACTCATAGTGGGAGAATAGATGTCTAG
- a CDS encoding ModE family transcriptional regulator: MSSIDDKVNIQLDDTQKEFLYTNLDEEGKLSCLKAFKVARKIGRKPMEMSAITKSLGIKITNCELGVFGKLKFKDPNINVYNRIKQNYMGHKTLECKVLWDEAQKSTLKTVGSTVKNSDIEVTHCQLGCFREKKGLKNEHKS; the protein is encoded by the coding sequence ATGTCTAGTATAGATGATAAAGTAAATATACAACTTGATGATACTCAAAAAGAGTTTCTATATACAAACTTAGATGAAGAGGGGAAACTCTCTTGTCTAAAAGCTTTTAAAGTGGCAAGAAAAATAGGAAGAAAACCAATGGAGATGTCTGCTATTACAAAAAGCTTAGGTATAAAAATTACAAATTGTGAGCTTGGAGTTTTTGGAAAGCTAAAATTTAAAGATCCAAATATAAATGTATACAACAGAATCAAACAAAACTATATGGGACATAAAACTTTAGAGTGCAAAGTTTTATGGGATGAAGCACAAAAATCTACACTTAAAACAGTAGGTTCTACTGTAAAAAATTCTGATATTGAAGTTACACATTGTCAACTTGGATGCTTTAGAGAAAAGAAAGGTTTAAAAAATGAACATAAAAGTTAA
- a CDS encoding winged helix-turn-helix domain-containing protein: MNIKVKVWIEDDNKNLIFGSGKTEILEYIDLTGSISKTAQKVGMNYKKAWSHIKILENYIEDDLVITQKGRGEGSGTKLTPKAKELVNLYKTLDEDIKEFAQKRFNELFILKEDKIISTKENTNA, translated from the coding sequence ATGAACATAAAAGTTAAAGTTTGGATTGAGGATGATAATAAAAACCTTATTTTTGGAAGTGGGAAAACTGAAATTTTAGAATACATTGACTTAACAGGTTCTATTTCAAAAACTGCACAAAAAGTAGGTATGAATTACAAAAAAGCATGGAGTCACATAAAAATCTTAGAGAATTATATAGAAGATGATTTAGTTATTACACAAAAAGGTAGAGGGGAAGGTAGTGGTACTAAACTAACCCCAAAAGCTAAAGAATTAGTAAACTTGTATAAAACTCTTGATGAAGATATAAAAGAGTTTGCTCAAAAAAGATTTAATGAACTCTTTATTCTAAAAGAGGATAAAATTATTAGCACAAAGGAAAATACAAATGCATAA